The Haematobia irritans isolate KBUSLIRL chromosome 1, ASM5000362v1, whole genome shotgun sequence DNA segment AAGCatttcttttcaataaattcatgaaacctttttaattaatactgaTTAcactaataaaatatattaataaatattaaaaaaacaattataactAAAAATGTTCATATAAATTAACTGTGGttgcaaatatttaatatacatTACTAAACATGAATATCGGGAACAccaaaatctttcaaaaataaaaccgAACATGATCCAGGGGTTGTTTTTACCACATCTGAAATTACAAGTAAAGATCAAattcttaaaaacaaaaaaaccaagACTTTTTTACCTAATTGTTGTGAGCAAATTATATATTTACTGAGACAACTGGTTGAACTTTGGATTCTAGTGCCGTTACTCAATGTTAGACATTCAGGACTGTATTCTCCAAGTGGACAATTATTTGTACAATCAGATTGACAATCGCTAAATCCAGTCATTGCAATTAAAGCCACTACAATTAAATTGAGAATATTCCAAGCCATACTGTGCAAAGAATTcacttgaataataaaaattactgATCGTAAAACTACATAACTCAAGCTTTTTATGGAATCATTTGAATTagccaattttgcacaattatcaATAAAATGAATATGGGCACGTatatttgatattttggaaaaagtctATTCGTTCTATTATGAAAAATAGACACACGCGCGCCTTTCATCAGTGACGTATTAATAGTTTTTgaaatactataaaaaatttttcgttcAAAGCTCATTCACCTAGCTGGACGGAGAGATCGAACTACTGTTACTTACTATGTTTCGTGGAGTTTGTTCGCATAGATCGGACCACAAAAGGACCGAAGGTTGCCTGTTATATTTCGgaattagaaaacaaaaacaaatattaatcatcgaaaatcCATTTACtgcttttcaaaatattcactGATTGAAGTATCACCAAAACATGTATTCTGAAAGCAacaaccgcttcttcaggtgtcaaaaaatttgaCCTCTCATTGTATTATTTTACGTAcggaaataaaaaagttattcggTGCCAAGTCATAACTATATGGCGGATGACCgatcaaattaatattttgagtggaaaaatgttttacacGACATCTTAAGATTCGCATTGTTATGGTGAAGGGTGATCCATCTTCGGtttgttttcttgattttttggAAGACCCCCAGAATTGGCTGTTTTGCATTCACTTGCTTGGAAGTGCTTCATGCGCGAGCatcttttgttggatttggttCATCTTGTAACACCCATAAAGTTGATTTCTATTTACTTTCGGGCTCATACGCGTAAATCCAAAATTCATCGCCATCatttcgaccaatcgacacgagcTTTTTTGAGAGATTGTGTGTGGGAACCAAAGCGAACAAATTTTGTTGGCActcaaatgttcatgcaattGTGTGCTGGACCCACTAATATCTAAGATTGTCTCAAACTTACGATAAGTCACATAACGATCTTGCGATATCAATTGGCGTACAGCATTAATGGGTTCCGGAACAACAAGTGAACCTTCACGAAATTTGTCTTGGAGTGCACTTCaaaagggagaaattctaaaacgatataacgatgtccgcccCTCTGTAtgtttgttgtaatcacgctatagccTTCAATAACAGCGCTATTGTCTTGAAATTTGGCGCACGTTCGTTTTTCTTTTTGCCTACTAGaaggtcaaattcgaagatggactatatcggataccgcaatttgtatccgattggcgtgaaattaaaaatctaaaagtattttaggttcacaaatatgtgtgcagaATATAGTCTGTGTCTAttcatattattatataatccctatatagactgatctccaatttgacttcttgggcatcCAGGTACCGAAATTTTAAACCAATTATCCTGAaaccggaaatctagaggtgtgttAGATGTGCCGAACACAGTGTGTATCACTCCatatttacccagcaaaaaaaaaaagcgtagccaaaaaagtagtgaaaatgtgctgtttggatccggaagtggtgcaaaattggcgcagaagcgatgaatttaacatgggcttgtcataggatggatgtccaccatttccacagccgttgcactgaatttgcatcacttcttagggtGTGATCCGACGTGTTTTGGATggaattagaaaaatttgtgatattttgccaaataaatacttttttataattttttttattcatttttaatgcattctaacgctttcctgaaacatttgacatcaaaaatatctccaaaaattcgcaatttttctagaatggattttgcattttttcgatataatttaaataatttgtaccattttattaattcttactctgtttttaacatatttaaaacaaaaaagtatatacagcagtatacacttggcacatctctttattttcctagaatacctctagattttcaattccaggcaaatcggatagaaaatactagatctagaagcccaagaagtaaaatcgggagatcggtctatatggaggctataccaaaatatggaccgatacaccccattttcgacacacctaggttaggttaggttaggttatgtggcagcccgatgtatcaggctcacttagactattcagtccattgtgataccacagtggtgaacttctctcttatcactgagtgctgcccgattccatgttaagctcaatgacaagggacctcctttttatagccgagtccgaacggcgttccacattccagtgaaactacttagagaagctttgaaaccctcagaaatgtcaccagcattactgaggtgggataatccaccgctgaaaaactttttggtgctctgtcgtagcaggaatcgaacccacgaccttgtgtatgcaaggcgggcatgctaaccattgcaccacggtggctcccttcgacacacctatttaaggtccaaaaatacttccacACCTATTTAaggtccaaaaatacttcccgattttcaatttcagtcaaatcggatagaaaatacagtttctagacgccaagaagaaaatcgggagatcggtctatatgagggctataccaaaacatggaccgatgggcaccattttcggaacacctttttatggtcccaaaatacctctagatttccaatttcaggcaaatcggatagtaaatacagtttctagaagcccaagaagcaaaatcgggagatcggcctatatgagggctaaaccaaaacatggaccggtgggcaccattttcggaacacctttttatggttctcaatttcagggaaatttgataagaactacggtttttataagcccaagaccccaaatcaggaagtcggtttatattgggactatatcaaaacttggaccaatatagcccatcttcgaacttgacctgtctgcaaacaaaaaacgaatctgtgccaaatttcaggacgatagcgccattattgaaggctgtagcgttattacaacagacagactgacatgcttatatcgtcttagaatttctccctgcactgaaaaaaatattgtcgtgaggtcaaagatttcatgtctttagaatacgaatacaaattttgcttaggatagaagacgcatttctctaaaataaagttattttccttgtccaaaagtcgataaacttttcaatgaagtcgtattgtgcttataattaagtgatttgacttaaaaatgggtatcttaacatgaaagaaaaaatttataggctaaggtcaacttgactttaataattcagaaaaattctttaaatttaatgaaattgtctttaaatttgttgcatcttgactacaaagcaaaaaatcgttcaaatataggacatgtttttcaaaactttattttaaagaagttttttacttcaaacatagcataatttgtactggaagtcgagtccaaatttggaaaataaagttgccgttaactcatttttaaaggactttgatagcatatgaagaaaaaaagctgagaaagcgaaaaattaaaatttgcttcctagaagcaagtacacaaaacctaaatttaaaagagaattgtgtcttaaaagtatccttacttgtattctccgcttctttggctcggaatcaataccaaattttttaaagtaaagacaaaatctttggaaccgtgtatgctttttttcagtgtgatcaagaatatatatgctttatatagtcggaaatcgatatttcgatgtgttacacacggaatgacaaacttattatacccacatcACCATtctttggtggtgggtataaaaaggttaaacttaccctttaaaaatatgaaaaaaactcattataacaagtaaggaaagtctaaagtcgggcggggccgactatattataccctgcaccactttgtggatctaaattttctataccataccacatccgtcaaatgtgttggggtctatatataaaggtttgccccaaatacatacatttaaatatcactcgatctggacagaatttgatagacttctacaaaatctatagactcaaaatttaagtcggctaatgcactagagtggaacacaatgttagtaaaaaaaatatgagaaacatttaaatctgaagcaattttaaggaaacttcgcaaaagtttatttatgatttatcgctcgatatatatgtagtagaagtttagaaaaattatagtcatttttacaacttttcgactaagcagtggcgattttacaatgaaaatgttggtattttgaccatttttgtcgaaatcagaaaaacatatatatgggagttatatctaaatctgaaccgatttcaaccaaatttggcacggatagctacaatgctaattctactcactgtgcaaaatttcaactaaatcggagttaaaaattggcctctgtggtcatatgagtgtaaatagggcgaaagctatatatgggaaatatatctaaatctgaaccgattgcaacgaaatgtggcacgcatagctacaatgttaattctactccatgtgcaaaatttcaactaaatctgagcaaaaaattggactctttggtcatacgagtgtaaatcgggcgaaagctttatatgggatctatatctaaatctgaaccgattttaataaaatttggcacatttgactacactactaattgtactcctagtgtaaaatttcaaccaaattggggtaaaactctggcttctgggaccgtattagtccatatcgggcgaaaggtatatatgggagctatatctaaatctgaaccgatttcaataaaatttggcacacttgattcTAGTATTAAttgtcttcttgtgcaaaattttaagcaaattagggtaaaactctggcttctgggaccgtattagtccatatcgggcgaaagatatatatgggagctatatctaaatctgaaccgatttcaataaaatttggcacacttgactctagtattaattgttcttcttgtgcaaaattttaagcaaattagggtaaaactctggcttctggggccaataagtccatatcgggcgaaatatatgtatgggagctatatctaaatctgaaccgatttcttccaaaatcaatagggttctattctgagccaaaacacatacttgtgccaaatttgaagttgattggactaaaactgcgacctagactttgattacaaaaatgtgttcacggacagacggacatacgaacatggctatatcgactcaggagcccaccctgagcttttttgccaaagacaccatgtgtctatctcgtctccttctgggtgttacaaacatatgcactaacttataataccctgttccacagtgtggcgcagagtataaaaatttaattaaaagaacttcctgagtagttaaaataaagaacatctttggaggaaattttttggaagtgcttttaaagttgtgctcttagaagtacttccaaattttttgctgggtagatatAGACTTATCACCCGATTTGATATATTGGGCTCCTACACCCggtaatttttattcgatttgcctgaaattttgagGTATTTTAAGTCCACATACAACTGTCtcgaatttggtttatatcggttcatgctttggtaaagcccccatataaaccgttctcctatTTGTCTTCTTCATCTTCTAGATAGTgcaattttttatccgatttgtctgaaattcgaTCGAAATCGAAAGAGATTTTAGGCCCACAAAGAGATATCGTCCcatgtttatttaatttactcGAAATTCGAAATCTTCAGGTTTTAGGACGACAAAGAGATACGTCAAACcgcaaatcaaaaatttaaacattttaaaaagtcaaatgttgacttttccaaattttcaaaaaatgcaaCGACAACTTTTTGATTCTGCTTTAGAGTGAAGAACTTACTAACTGCGATAAgtgtaacaattttgttaaccAATTattattggataaattaattaaataatgcaATCATCAACTAAtgaccgatttgcatgaaagcacaaacaatgtttgtaataaattatctcctttattttttagcaaatgttcattttgaaattaaaacatttatcgGGCTGTAAtgataattatttatatttcaacaaAACATCTAAATAAATCCAACATATGTGTAATAATTTCAATGGTGACTGCAATTAGATCTATTGTAagggaaaacaaaacaaaattccatataaaataaaattaattttgggaAAAGGTTTCAGTCCAATTTTATTGTCATCTGTTGAACAACATTTctgaaaaattgttaaattacaATGTTTTTTCTGAAATCAtttgtatttttgttctttttgttgGCAATATGTGTTGCTATCAGCAACACTTCACCCGTATGTGATGAAAATTGTGCTGGACTTGCAGAAGAACCAATGTGCGTTACCTTCATTGATGGTACTAAGAAGCAATATAAAAATCCATGTGAACTTATTTTGGATTCATGCAAGAAGAAAATCTCtggtaaataaaatattttgtaataccattatttttcagatatttatcaaaataaatttcaaacagTTGTAGAGGATGCTGAAGAAGGACCTTGTCCCAAATAATGTATAAATTACTTCACAGTATTGGTGTACCACAATAAACTATTCGTTAAATAAAAGGATATCTAAATAAaccgaatttattttttaatatattgttttttaatgTTTCCACTTTACcctaattttttaaagaaattttttgaaattatgtaaaaattttaggacacgcaatttaaatttaaattattataattattataatatttacttcaaacttttttcattatatttagaaCTCGAATCTTGCAAATTTGCATTAAccgttaaaattgtattatccTTTAACTAaggtaaattttccttaaagtagagaaaaacatttttgaatttaaaaaatcgttttttaatTCACTTATATATTGaacctttagatttaagataaaaacggttcaaatataggctattatttattttgaggattttttatctctggctttaatttttataccctccaccatagtatattaactttgtcattccgtttgcaatacatcgaaatattgctctaagaccccataaagtatatatattatgggtcgtggtgaaattctgagtcgaactgagcatgtccgtctgttgaaatcacctaaacttccgaacgaaacacgctatcgacttgaaacttggcacaaatagtttttattgatgtaggtcggatggtattgcaaatgggccatatcggtcaacttttacgtat contains these protein-coding regions:
- the LOC142219509 gene encoding uncharacterized protein LOC142219509; protein product: MFFLKSFVFLFFLLAICVAISNTSPVCDENCAGLAEEPMCVTFIDGTKKQYKNPCELILDSCKKKISVVEDAEEGPCPK